The Nocardioides panzhihuensis genome has a segment encoding these proteins:
- a CDS encoding thymidine phosphorylase translates to MAEHDAVEVILAKRDGGELSDSQIDWMIKAYTAGDVAEEQMSALNMAILLNGMSRREIARWTAAMIASGERMSFSSLDRPTADKHSTGGVGDKITLPLAPLVAACGVAVPQLSGRGLGHTGGTLDKLESIPGWRASLSNEEMMAQLGSVGAVICAAGEGLAPADRKLYALRDVTGTVEAIPLIASSIMSKKIAEGTGALVLDVKVGAGAFMKTLPSAQELARTMVDLGTDAGVNTVALVTDMATPLGLTAGNAIEVAESVEVLAGGGPADIVELTVALAREMLAAAGVSGPDPADLLASGKAMDAWRAMISAQGGDPSAPLPVARETHVVTAPTAGVLTRLDAMAVGLAAWRLGAGRARKEDRVQAGAGVTWHARPGDEVTAGAPLFTLHTDTPERFDRALAALEGGYEIGDGAAYEATPLILDRIG, encoded by the coding sequence ATGGCGGAACATGATGCGGTCGAGGTGATCCTCGCCAAGCGCGACGGTGGCGAGCTGAGCGACTCGCAGATCGACTGGATGATCAAGGCCTACACGGCCGGCGACGTGGCCGAGGAGCAGATGTCGGCCCTCAACATGGCCATCCTGCTCAACGGGATGTCGCGGCGCGAGATCGCGCGGTGGACGGCCGCGATGATCGCCTCGGGGGAGCGGATGTCGTTCTCCTCCCTGGACCGGCCGACCGCCGACAAGCACTCCACCGGCGGCGTGGGCGACAAGATCACGCTGCCGCTCGCGCCGCTGGTCGCCGCGTGCGGCGTCGCGGTCCCGCAGCTGTCCGGTCGCGGGCTCGGCCACACCGGTGGCACGCTCGACAAGCTCGAGTCGATCCCCGGTTGGCGGGCCTCGCTGTCCAACGAGGAGATGATGGCCCAGCTCGGGTCGGTCGGCGCGGTGATCTGCGCGGCCGGTGAAGGGCTCGCTCCGGCCGACCGCAAGCTCTACGCGCTGCGCGACGTCACCGGCACCGTCGAGGCGATCCCGCTGATCGCCTCCTCGATCATGTCCAAGAAGATCGCCGAGGGCACCGGTGCGCTGGTGCTCGACGTCAAGGTCGGGGCCGGGGCGTTCATGAAGACGCTGCCGTCCGCGCAGGAGCTGGCGCGCACCATGGTCGACCTCGGCACCGATGCAGGCGTCAACACGGTCGCGCTCGTGACCGACATGGCCACGCCGCTCGGCCTGACCGCGGGCAACGCGATCGAGGTCGCGGAGTCCGTCGAGGTCCTCGCCGGCGGCGGCCCTGCCGACATCGTCGAGCTCACCGTCGCGCTGGCCCGGGAGATGCTCGCCGCAGCCGGTGTCTCCGGCCCGGACCCGGCCGACCTGCTCGCCTCCGGCAAGGCCATGGACGCCTGGCGGGCGATGATCTCCGCCCAGGGCGGCGACCCGTCGGCACCGCTGCCGGTCGCGCGAGAAACCCACGTGGTCACCGCACCGACCGCCGGTGTGCTGACCCGGCTCGACGCGATGGCCGTCGGGCTCGCAGCGTGGCGGCTCGGCGCGGGGCGGGCGCGCAAGGAGGACCGGGTCCAGGCCGGGGCCGGGGTCACCTGGCACGCTCGCCCTGGCGACGAGGTGACCGCAGGCGCGCCACTGTTCACGCTCCACACCGACACGCCGGAGCGGTTCGACCGGGCGCTCGCGGCGCTCGAGGGTGGCTACGAGATCGGGGACGGGGCGGCGTACGAGGCGACGCCGCTGATCCTCGACCGGATCGGCTGA
- a CDS encoding cytidine deaminase — protein MTEKQTYAADGFDWEGLRAHAVDAAKHAYAPYSNYPVGVAGYADDGRLLQGCNVENAGYGVTLCAECGLVSSLHMTGGGSLTHVVCVNGSGEVIMPCGRCRQLLWENGGPELLLMTVSGVKPMSEVLPDAFGPEDLA, from the coding sequence ATGACCGAGAAACAGACGTACGCCGCAGACGGCTTTGACTGGGAAGGACTGCGTGCGCACGCCGTCGACGCCGCAAAACATGCGTACGCGCCCTACTCCAACTATCCCGTCGGAGTCGCCGGCTATGCAGACGACGGGCGTCTGCTGCAAGGGTGCAACGTGGAGAACGCGGGCTACGGCGTGACGCTGTGTGCGGAGTGTGGACTGGTCTCCTCTTTGCACATGACCGGAGGCGGCTCGCTCACCCACGTCGTCTGCGTCAACGGGTCCGGCGAGGTCATCATGCCGTGCGGCCGCTGCCGCCAGCTGCTGTGGGAGAACGGCGGACCGGAGCTGCTGCTGATGACCGTCTCGGGTGTGAAGCCGATGTCCGAGGTCCTCCCCGACGCCTTCGGTCCCGAGGACCTCGCCTAA
- a CDS encoding BMP family ABC transporter substrate-binding protein has product MKNNIKKAAAGGFVAVLTTAALAACGEAPAERAGEGKSDYLPCIVSDEGGFDDKSFNQLSYEGIKAAADELGTKPKPVESNSPNDYTSNLESLVGQGCDTIVTVGFALSAATIESAKANPETEYVLIDDAADADFDGKTDAENIKPILYDTAQAAFLAGYVAADYTKTGVVGTYGGQPFPTVTIFMDGFKQGVEYYAKTKKKDVKVVGYEGGEKGSFTGEFVANEKATNTARQIIQQDADVILPVGGPIYQGALTAIEDSGKEVALIGVDADFYETDPKTQDVVLTSILKNMKTSTTDVVKAAGEDEFDATPYVGTLENDGVGLAPFHNFESKVSDTLPAEIEEVTAGIKDGSIKVNSYLAK; this is encoded by the coding sequence GTGAAGAACAACATCAAGAAGGCCGCCGCCGGCGGTTTCGTCGCGGTCCTGACCACAGCCGCGCTCGCCGCGTGTGGAGAGGCGCCGGCCGAGCGCGCCGGGGAGGGGAAGAGCGACTACCTTCCCTGCATCGTCTCCGACGAGGGCGGCTTCGACGACAAGTCGTTCAACCAGCTCAGCTACGAGGGCATCAAGGCGGCGGCCGACGAGCTGGGCACGAAGCCGAAGCCTGTCGAGTCCAACAGCCCCAACGACTACACCTCCAACCTGGAGAGCCTGGTCGGGCAGGGCTGCGACACCATCGTGACCGTCGGTTTCGCGCTGTCCGCCGCGACCATCGAGTCCGCCAAGGCCAACCCCGAGACCGAGTACGTCCTGATCGACGACGCGGCCGACGCCGACTTCGACGGCAAGACCGACGCCGAGAACATCAAGCCGATCCTCTACGACACCGCGCAGGCCGCGTTCCTGGCCGGCTACGTCGCCGCCGACTACACCAAGACCGGCGTCGTTGGCACCTACGGCGGCCAGCCCTTCCCGACCGTGACGATCTTCATGGACGGCTTCAAGCAGGGCGTGGAGTACTACGCGAAGACGAAGAAGAAGGACGTCAAGGTCGTCGGCTACGAGGGTGGCGAGAAGGGTTCGTTCACCGGTGAGTTCGTCGCCAACGAGAAGGCCACCAACACCGCCCGCCAGATCATTCAGCAGGACGCCGACGTGATCCTGCCGGTCGGCGGCCCGATCTACCAGGGCGCGCTCACCGCGATCGAGGACTCCGGCAAGGAGGTCGCCCTGATCGGTGTCGACGCCGACTTCTACGAGACCGACCCGAAGACCCAGGACGTCGTGCTCACCTCGATCCTGAAGAACATGAAGACCTCCACCACGGACGTCGTCAAGGCCGCCGGTGAGGACGAGTTCGACGCGACGCCGTACGTCGGCACCCTCGAGAACGACGGGGTCGGCCTGGCGCCGTTCCACAACTTCGAGTCGAAGGTCTCCGACACCCTTCCGGCCGAGATCGAGGAAGTCACCGCCGGGATCAAGGACGGCTCGATCAAGGTCAACTCCTACCTGGCGAAGTAA
- a CDS encoding S66 family peptidase yields the protein MKIVKPPKAVAGDKVAVLSPSFAAPGVAPAIHEQAMARLAEVTGLVPVEYPTTRKLGATAQERAADVNAAFADPEIRAVLATIGGEDQITVISHLDADLLRADPKPFLGYSDNTNLLNWLWTNGVAAFHGGSTQVHLGPGPGLDPIHEASLKAALLTGGSLEITEPGESEDIGHDWQDPRALTEYGEREATEPWTWAGPERKITGRTWGGCIEILQWVLTAGRFPTDPEVLAGGVLLLETSEELIPAHEFGWIARALGERGLLEAVDAVVVGRPPTSDFERRPSAEERAAKRAEQRDAAIETVARYNPDAMVVVGPPFGHTRPQWIVPYGGEMTVDGTTQRLWADYS from the coding sequence ATGAAGATCGTCAAGCCACCCAAGGCCGTCGCGGGCGACAAGGTCGCCGTGCTGTCACCCTCGTTCGCTGCGCCCGGGGTGGCGCCGGCGATCCACGAGCAGGCGATGGCGCGGCTGGCCGAGGTGACCGGGTTGGTGCCCGTGGAGTATCCGACGACCCGAAAGCTGGGCGCGACGGCGCAGGAGCGCGCGGCGGACGTGAACGCGGCGTTCGCCGACCCGGAGATCCGGGCGGTGCTGGCGACCATCGGGGGCGAGGACCAGATCACCGTGATCTCGCATCTCGACGCCGACCTCCTGAGAGCCGACCCGAAGCCCTTCCTCGGCTACAGCGACAACACCAACCTGCTCAACTGGCTGTGGACCAACGGCGTCGCCGCGTTCCACGGCGGCTCGACCCAGGTCCACCTCGGACCGGGGCCGGGGCTCGACCCGATCCACGAGGCCTCGCTCAAGGCCGCCCTCCTCACCGGCGGCAGCCTGGAGATCACCGAGCCGGGCGAGTCCGAGGACATCGGGCACGACTGGCAGGACCCGCGTGCGCTGACCGAATACGGTGAGCGTGAGGCGACCGAGCCCTGGACCTGGGCGGGCCCCGAACGGAAGATCACCGGCCGCACCTGGGGCGGCTGCATCGAGATCCTCCAGTGGGTGCTGACCGCCGGACGCTTCCCGACCGACCCGGAGGTGCTGGCGGGCGGCGTACTCCTCTTGGAGACCTCCGAGGAGCTCATTCCGGCTCACGAGTTCGGGTGGATCGCACGCGCGCTAGGTGAGCGCGGGCTGCTCGAGGCGGTCGACGCGGTCGTCGTCGGGCGCCCGCCGACCTCTGACTTCGAACGCCGTCCCAGCGCGGAGGAGCGCGCCGCGAAGCGGGCCGAGCAGCGCGACGCGGCGATCGAGACCGTCGCCCGCTACAACCCCGACGCGATGGTCGTCGTGGGCCCGCCGTTCGGGCACACCCGGCCGCAGTGGATCGTGCCGTACGGCGGCGAGATGACCGTCGACGGCACGACCCAGCGACTGTGGGCCGACTACTCCTGA
- a CDS encoding amidohydrolase — translation MLEPAAFLAERVDAYDAELIDLRRDIHAHPELSWQEHRTTELIVERLEKAGWQVDRPSTTGLIADLGGDGTDSKVVALRGDMDALPVDDVTTDVWTSTVPGVAHACGHDVHTTALLGAGLALADLHRESPLPGGVRLLFQPAEEVMPGGALHLMSLGALDDVERIFALHCDPTVDVGRVGLRSGSLTSASDVIDVHLSGTGGHTSRPHLTGDLVFALAKVTTELPVILSRRMDPRAGISVVWGKVSAGLAHNVIPAHGSVGGTVRILDSDAWSEVEHVVREVVAEIIAPYGVTAAVDYTRGVPPVSNDEESHQILVDTVSDLLGERGAVVSAQSLGGEDFGWYQEQVPGSMFRLGVRTPGGPTYDLHQGDLRIDERAVGVGAKVLAAAAHRALAPPNR, via the coding sequence ATGCTGGAGCCTGCTGCCTTCCTCGCCGAGCGAGTCGATGCCTACGACGCCGAGCTGATCGACCTGCGCCGCGACATCCACGCGCACCCGGAGCTCTCCTGGCAGGAGCATCGCACCACCGAGCTGATCGTCGAGCGGCTGGAGAAGGCCGGTTGGCAGGTCGACCGGCCGTCCACGACCGGGCTGATCGCCGACCTGGGCGGGGACGGGACGGACTCGAAGGTCGTCGCGCTGCGCGGCGACATGGACGCCCTGCCCGTCGACGACGTCACCACCGACGTCTGGACGAGCACCGTCCCCGGGGTCGCCCACGCCTGCGGCCACGACGTGCACACCACAGCCCTGCTCGGCGCCGGTCTGGCGCTGGCCGACCTGCACCGGGAGTCACCGTTGCCCGGGGGCGTACGCCTGCTGTTCCAGCCCGCCGAGGAGGTCATGCCCGGCGGTGCGCTTCACCTGATGAGCCTGGGTGCGCTCGACGACGTGGAGCGGATCTTCGCGCTGCACTGCGACCCGACCGTGGACGTCGGGCGCGTCGGGCTCCGTTCCGGGTCGCTGACCAGCGCGTCCGACGTGATCGATGTGCATCTCAGCGGCACCGGCGGTCACACCTCGCGTCCGCACCTGACCGGTGACCTGGTCTTCGCGCTCGCCAAGGTGACCACCGAGCTACCTGTGATCCTGAGCCGGCGGATGGACCCCCGAGCCGGCATCAGCGTGGTGTGGGGCAAGGTCTCGGCCGGCCTGGCCCACAACGTGATCCCCGCCCACGGCTCTGTCGGAGGAACGGTGCGGATCCTCGACAGCGACGCCTGGAGCGAGGTCGAGCACGTGGTGCGCGAGGTCGTCGCGGAGATCATCGCCCCCTACGGCGTGACGGCTGCGGTCGACTACACACGAGGCGTCCCGCCGGTGAGCAACGACGAGGAGTCCCACCAGATCCTCGTCGACACGGTCAGCGACCTCCTCGGCGAGCGGGGCGCGGTCGTCTCCGCGCAGAGCCTCGGTGGCGAGGACTTCGGCTGGTATCAGGAGCAGGTCCCGGGGTCGATGTTCCGCCTCGGCGTACGCACTCCCGGCGGCCCCACCTACGACCTCCACCAGGGCGACCTGCGGATCGACGAGCGCGCGGTCGGTGTCGGCGCCAAGGTCCTGGCCGCCGCCGCCCATCGCGCCCTCGCCCCGCCGAATCGGTAG
- a CDS encoding ABC transporter permease — protein sequence MSEKGPEHQPADEPAESTHVSTDDRVGEGTQDSASDADRVPEASRWHLALREITTGNALVAVLSVLLAMFFGSLMILFTDEDVRYGLSYFFARPSDTFFYAWEAISGAYVSLWRGAVFNDLGGTFVQQIKPITETLKFAAPLTLAGLGIGLTFRAGLFNIGGRGQMLLGGAAAAFVAVKLDLPMIVHLPLAILVGALVAALWGGIAGILKALTGAHEVIVTIMLNYVGYYLVFYALTRESLLQAPGSANPKSAPMPESAVLPDLLGPQFNLHAGFLLAVLATFLVWWILNRSSLGYRFRAVGENPAAAKAAGINVGVAYASAFMISGALVGLAGVNQVLGSVTDGATSGLDAAIGFDAITVALLGRSRPFGILAAGVLFGAFKSGGFFMQASEGIPVDIVLVVQSLIVLFLAAPPLVKAIFRLPTKEA from the coding sequence ATGAGTGAAAAGGGGCCGGAGCACCAGCCGGCCGACGAGCCTGCTGAGTCGACGCATGTGTCCACCGACGATCGCGTCGGTGAGGGCACCCAGGACTCGGCCTCCGACGCCGACCGGGTGCCCGAGGCGAGCCGTTGGCACCTGGCGCTGCGAGAGATCACCACCGGCAACGCGCTCGTCGCGGTGCTCTCGGTGCTGCTGGCGATGTTCTTCGGGTCGCTGATGATCCTCTTCACCGACGAGGACGTCCGCTACGGTCTCTCCTACTTCTTCGCCCGCCCCTCCGACACGTTCTTCTACGCGTGGGAGGCCATCTCCGGGGCGTACGTCTCGCTGTGGCGGGGTGCGGTCTTCAACGACCTGGGCGGCACGTTCGTCCAGCAGATCAAGCCGATCACCGAGACGCTGAAGTTCGCTGCGCCGCTGACCCTGGCCGGGCTCGGCATCGGCCTGACCTTCCGCGCCGGGCTCTTCAACATCGGTGGCCGCGGACAGATGCTGCTCGGCGGCGCCGCGGCTGCGTTCGTGGCGGTCAAGCTCGACCTGCCGATGATCGTGCACCTGCCGCTGGCGATCCTCGTCGGTGCGCTGGTCGCCGCTCTGTGGGGCGGTATCGCCGGCATCCTGAAGGCTCTCACCGGGGCCCACGAGGTGATCGTCACGATCATGCTCAACTACGTCGGCTACTACCTGGTCTTCTATGCGCTGACCCGCGAGTCGCTGCTTCAGGCGCCTGGCTCGGCCAACCCGAAGTCCGCACCGATGCCGGAGTCGGCGGTCCTGCCGGACCTGCTCGGGCCCCAGTTCAACCTGCACGCAGGGTTCCTGCTCGCGGTCCTGGCGACGTTCCTGGTCTGGTGGATCCTCAACCGTTCCTCGCTCGGATACCGGTTCCGCGCCGTGGGTGAGAACCCCGCGGCGGCGAAGGCGGCCGGCATCAACGTCGGCGTCGCCTACGCCAGCGCTTTCATGATCTCGGGCGCTCTGGTCGGCCTGGCCGGTGTCAACCAGGTGCTCGGCTCGGTGACCGACGGAGCGACCAGCGGCCTCGACGCCGCGATCGGCTTCGACGCGATCACCGTCGCGCTGCTGGGACGGTCTCGTCCGTTCGGCATCCTGGCCGCCGGAGTCCTCTTCGGCGCGTTCAAGTCGGGCGGCTTCTTCATGCAGGCCTCCGAAGGCATCCCGGTCGACATCGTCTTGGTGGTGCAGTCGCTGATCGTGCTGTTCCTCGCCGCGCCACCACTGGTGAAGGCGATCTTCCGACTCCCCACGAAGGAGGCCTGA
- a CDS encoding adenosine deaminase: MKPSDMQIKAAPKVLLHDHLDGGLRPSTIVELAAEVGHQLPEGTQDDPVALEEWFVTSADSGSLERYLDTFAHTLAVLQTLPALTRVARECVEDLAEDGVVYAEVRWAPELHVANGHELDEVVSAVQAGFDEGMAAVATTGRKIVVRQLLTAMRQAARAAEIAELAVTWRDRGVAGFDIAGPEKGFPPSRFLAAFEQLAADNMRFTIHAGEGFGLPSIWEAVHPCGCDRLGHGVRIVDDITVEEGEAPRLGRLAAYVRDRRIPLELCPRSNVQTGAAKSIAEHPIGLLYDLGFRVTINTDNRLMSRTSMTSEMTGIVEAFDWGLPELQRLTTNAMKSAFIPYDERVDLIHEIKDAYAAL, translated from the coding sequence ATGAAACCGTCCGACATGCAGATCAAGGCCGCCCCGAAGGTGCTGCTCCACGACCACCTCGACGGCGGTCTACGCCCCTCCACGATCGTCGAGCTCGCCGCCGAGGTGGGTCACCAGCTCCCGGAGGGCACTCAGGACGACCCGGTCGCGCTGGAAGAATGGTTCGTCACCAGCGCCGACTCCGGGTCGCTGGAGCGCTACCTCGACACCTTCGCGCACACGCTGGCGGTGCTGCAGACGCTGCCCGCACTGACCCGGGTGGCCCGCGAGTGTGTCGAGGACCTGGCCGAGGACGGGGTCGTCTATGCCGAGGTCCGCTGGGCGCCGGAGCTCCACGTGGCCAACGGCCACGAGCTGGACGAGGTCGTCTCGGCCGTCCAGGCCGGGTTCGACGAGGGTATGGCGGCGGTCGCGACCACGGGCCGGAAGATCGTCGTACGCCAGCTCCTCACCGCCATGCGCCAGGCCGCTCGCGCCGCCGAGATCGCCGAGCTCGCAGTGACCTGGCGCGACCGCGGGGTGGCCGGGTTCGACATCGCCGGGCCGGAGAAGGGCTTCCCGCCGAGCCGGTTCCTGGCAGCGTTCGAGCAGCTCGCCGCCGACAACATGCGCTTCACCATCCACGCCGGCGAAGGCTTCGGGCTGCCGTCGATCTGGGAGGCCGTGCACCCGTGCGGGTGCGACCGGCTCGGTCACGGCGTACGCATCGTCGATGACATCACCGTCGAGGAGGGCGAGGCGCCGAGGCTCGGCAGGCTCGCTGCGTACGTTCGGGACCGGCGGATCCCGCTCGAGCTCTGCCCGCGCTCCAACGTGCAGACCGGGGCTGCGAAGTCGATCGCCGAGCACCCGATCGGCCTGCTCTACGACCTCGGGTTCCGGGTCACCATCAACACCGACAACCGGCTGATGTCACGCACCTCGATGACATCGGAGATGACCGGCATCGTCGAGGCCTTCGACTGGGGCCTTCCCGAGCTCCAGCGGCTGACGACCAACGCGATGAAGTCCGCGTTCATCCCCTACGACGAGCGGGTCGACCTGATCCACGAGATCAAGGACGCGTACGCAGCGCTGTGA
- a CDS encoding ABC transporter permease subunit → MSAVDLPVQADAKGVAERIPGLWKPPIVMSVFTILVALLVLVSPREGDSTFRWSREGDWFAIPDVSLPANGIVWAAVLLCLLCTAFAAWRSYSRLKTPLVVIAAFAVFAVSGFLAWAVAGKTLPVVGLLAGALALAVPLVFGALGGVVGERAGVVNIAIDGQLLFGAFGAAITASITGSPWAGLVAAMVAGMLVALLLGLFAITYWVEQVIVGVVLNVLVIGFTSFMFSQVLSGNAGALNNPPHFPRLEIPLLSGIPVLGPIFFRQTVLVYVMYAAVFLVAWALYRSKWGLRVRAVGEHPKAADTVGIDVIATRYRTVLLAGAIVGIGGATYTLVSVPSFGREMTGGAGYIALAAVIFGKWDPIKATLAALLFGFASNVESVLSVIGSPVPSQFMLMLPYVVTIFAVAGLVGHSRAPAADGVPYRKG, encoded by the coding sequence GTGTCTGCTGTCGATCTTCCGGTCCAGGCCGACGCCAAGGGCGTCGCCGAACGCATCCCCGGCCTGTGGAAGCCGCCGATCGTCATGAGCGTGTTCACGATCCTGGTGGCGCTCCTCGTCCTGGTGAGCCCTCGCGAGGGTGACTCCACCTTCCGGTGGAGCCGCGAAGGCGACTGGTTCGCCATCCCGGACGTCTCGCTCCCCGCCAACGGCATCGTCTGGGCCGCTGTGCTGTTGTGCCTGCTCTGCACGGCGTTCGCCGCCTGGCGGTCCTACTCCAGGCTCAAGACTCCCCTGGTCGTGATCGCTGCCTTCGCGGTGTTCGCGGTGAGCGGCTTCCTGGCCTGGGCGGTCGCGGGCAAGACCCTTCCCGTGGTCGGTCTGCTCGCCGGCGCGCTCGCGCTGGCGGTGCCTCTGGTGTTCGGTGCGCTGGGCGGCGTAGTCGGTGAGCGCGCGGGCGTGGTCAACATCGCCATCGACGGGCAGCTGCTCTTCGGCGCCTTCGGCGCGGCGATCACCGCCTCGATCACCGGGTCGCCGTGGGCGGGACTGGTCGCGGCGATGGTCGCCGGCATGCTCGTCGCGCTGCTGCTCGGTCTCTTCGCGATCACCTACTGGGTGGAGCAGGTCATCGTGGGCGTCGTCCTCAACGTGCTGGTGATCGGGTTCACCAGCTTCATGTTCTCCCAGGTCCTCTCCGGGAACGCCGGCGCGCTCAACAACCCTCCGCACTTCCCGCGCCTGGAGATCCCGCTGCTGTCCGGCATCCCGGTCCTCGGCCCGATCTTCTTCCGCCAGACCGTGCTGGTCTACGTGATGTACGCCGCGGTCTTCCTGGTCGCCTGGGCGCTCTACCGCTCCAAGTGGGGCCTGCGCGTCCGTGCGGTCGGCGAGCACCCGAAGGCCGCCGACACCGTCGGCATCGACGTGATCGCCACTCGCTATCGGACGGTGCTGCTGGCCGGCGCGATCGTGGGCATCGGCGGGGCGACGTACACGCTCGTCTCGGTGCCGTCCTTCGGTCGCGAGATGACCGGCGGTGCGGGCTATATCGCCTTGGCTGCGGTCATCTTCGGCAAGTGGGACCCGATCAAGGCCACCCTGGCGGCGCTGCTCTTCGGCTTCGCGTCCAACGTCGAGTCGGTGCTCTCGGTCATCGGCTCGCCGGTGCCGTCGCAGTTCATGCTGATGCTGCCGTACGTGGTGACGATCTTCGCCGTCGCCGGCCTGGTCGGGCACTCACGTGCACCTGCCGCCGACGGCGTGCCATATCGAAAAGGCTGA
- a CDS encoding ABC transporter ATP-binding protein has translation MRLALRDITKRFGSLVANDHISLTVEPGEIHCLLGENGAGKSTLMNVLYGLYQADEGEILIDDEPQRFKGPGDAMAAGIGMVHQHFMLIPVFTVAENVMLGHEATGFAGKLDLDAARKLVRDISERFGFEVDPDALVEDLPVGVQQRVEIIKALSRDAEVLVFDEPTAVLTPQETDELMAIMRQLKESGTGIVFITHKLREVREVADRITVIRRGTVVGEASPEASNAELAALMVGRPVELKVHKEPAEPGERALVVSDLVVADEDGHVHVDGISFHIDAGEILAVAGVQGNGQTELTEAIVGLAPHVEGSINLDGREIVGRSVRKALEAGIGFIPEDRQVDGLVSNFTIAENLMLNRSYDKPFVSRGSLNLKKLDTFAKEKLAEYDVRAPGVSTLAGQLSGGNQQKVVVARELSRDLRLLVASQPTRGVDVGSIEFIHKQIVAARDSGVPVLVVSSELDEISALADRIMVLYRGRIVGIVPADTSRDNLGLMMAGETPEGIES, from the coding sequence ATGAGACTCGCGCTTCGCGACATCACCAAGCGCTTCGGCTCCCTGGTCGCCAACGACCACATCTCTCTGACCGTCGAGCCAGGTGAGATCCACTGCCTCCTCGGCGAGAACGGCGCGGGCAAGTCCACGCTGATGAACGTGCTCTACGGCCTCTACCAGGCCGACGAGGGCGAGATCCTCATCGACGACGAGCCGCAGCGTTTCAAGGGCCCCGGCGACGCGATGGCCGCCGGCATCGGCATGGTGCACCAGCACTTCATGCTCATCCCGGTCTTCACCGTCGCCGAGAACGTCATGCTCGGCCACGAGGCGACCGGTTTCGCCGGCAAGCTCGACCTCGACGCCGCCCGCAAGCTGGTCCGGGACATCTCCGAGCGCTTCGGGTTCGAGGTGGACCCCGACGCGCTCGTCGAGGACCTCCCCGTGGGCGTGCAGCAGCGCGTCGAGATCATCAAGGCCCTCTCCCGCGACGCCGAGGTGCTCGTCTTCGACGAGCCGACCGCCGTGCTGACGCCGCAGGAGACCGACGAGCTGATGGCGATCATGCGCCAGCTCAAGGAGTCCGGCACCGGCATCGTGTTCATCACCCACAAGCTCCGCGAGGTGCGGGAGGTGGCCGACCGGATCACGGTCATCCGGCGTGGCACGGTGGTCGGCGAGGCCTCCCCCGAGGCCTCCAACGCCGAGCTCGCGGCCCTGATGGTCGGCCGCCCGGTCGAGCTCAAGGTGCACAAGGAGCCGGCCGAGCCGGGCGAGCGCGCGCTGGTCGTCTCCGACCTCGTGGTCGCCGACGAGGACGGCCACGTCCACGTCGACGGCATCAGCTTCCACATCGACGCCGGCGAGATCCTTGCGGTGGCCGGCGTCCAGGGCAACGGCCAGACCGAGCTCACCGAGGCGATCGTCGGCCTGGCTCCTCACGTCGAGGGCTCGATCAACCTCGACGGCCGTGAGATCGTGGGCCGCTCGGTGCGCAAGGCCCTCGAGGCGGGCATCGGGTTCATCCCCGAGGACCGCCAGGTCGACGGCCTGGTCAGCAACTTCACCATCGCCGAGAACCTCATGCTCAACCGCAGCTATGACAAGCCCTTCGTCTCCCGCGGCTCGCTGAACCTCAAGAAGCTCGACACCTTCGCCAAGGAGAAGCTGGCGGAGTACGACGTACGCGCCCCCGGGGTCTCGACCCTGGCCGGGCAGCTCTCCGGTGGCAACCAGCAGAAGGTAGTCGTCGCTCGGGAGCTCTCCCGGGACCTGCGGCTTCTCGTCGCCTCCCAGCCGACTCGCGGCGTCGACGTCGGGTCGATCGAGTTCATCCACAAGCAGATCGTGGCGGCACGGGACTCGGGTGTCCCCGTGCTCGTCGTCTCCTCCGAGCTCGACGAGATCTCCGCTCTCGCCGACCGGATCATGGTCCTCTACCGCGGGCGGATCGTCGGCATCGTCCCCGCCGACACCTCCCGCGACAACCTTGGCCTGATGATGGCCGGCGAGACTCCTGAAGGGATTGAGTCATGA
- a CDS encoding MaoC/PaaZ C-terminal domain-containing protein, which translates to MRTFTSLEEVSAAAGSEIGTGEWLQVDQDRVNAFADATGDHQWIHVDESRAKEGPFGGTIAHGYLTLSLLPYLGVSVYSLETPGAKLNYGLNKVRFPTPVLVGSRVRAAVAFGEVTELPTGLQLVVKTTVEIEGAEKPACVAESVVLLLES; encoded by the coding sequence GTGCGCACATTCACCTCTCTCGAAGAAGTCTCCGCCGCCGCCGGTTCCGAGATCGGCACCGGAGAATGGCTCCAGGTCGACCAGGACCGCGTCAACGCGTTCGCCGACGCCACCGGTGACCACCAGTGGATCCACGTGGACGAGTCACGGGCCAAGGAGGGTCCGTTCGGGGGCACCATCGCCCACGGCTACCTCACGCTGTCCCTGCTCCCCTACCTCGGTGTGAGCGTCTACTCGCTGGAGACGCCCGGCGCGAAGCTCAACTACGGCCTCAACAAGGTCCGGTTCCCCACCCCGGTCCTGGTCGGCTCCCGCGTCCGCGCGGCCGTCGCCTTCGGTGAGGTCACCGAGCTCCCCACCGGTCTCCAGCTCGTCGTCAAGACCACCGTCGAGATCGAGGGCGCCGAGAAGCCCGCGTGCGTCGCGGAGTCCGTCGTCCTCCTCCTCGAGTCCTAA